AACTTCTACCAAATTTTGCTCATTTGAGGTTCTAATGTTCTAACCTCTGGTGCTCGGGGTGCTCCAGACCACCAGAGGTCAGAACAGCACACATCCTGGTTCCTTGGCTCCTGTTCACATAATGCAAATCTGCCATTAAAAACGGTGATTCTGGTCACAGCCACATTTACAGCAGGAAGCAAAACCTGGAACCTTCTagctttctcttttatttttctggcaaacaacagaggaaaaacattcCACTGTTAATAAtctgaattacattttttagatttcttttcttCGTTAGCAAAAGCTACAAGAATgttggtgccccccccccccctccaactTGCTCGGTTAAAACCATTTGCGTTAGCTTTGTTCCCAGACTCTTAACTTTAatatcttctctttttttctttcttttttacaataACTTAAAAATACCCTCTCTGATCTTGTTGCTCTGCCCCAAAGTCCCCGCCCATCTCACTTGTAATGATTTAAAACTTTTTGTGTGCATCGTTGTTGCGCATTGTTTTCACTGCTATATTTTCGGAATCgaccatttttctcttttataatCAACAACTCAGGTTATCACTGAGGGGAAAtacttgaatatttttttattgtaactCTGCTGGATATAATGTTGACAAACTTTgagctctctttctgtctttcttgttcttttctttaCCTGTTGAATTTATTCCTGCTATTATTCTAAGTCAAAAAATGTGGATTCAGAATTTTTAAATTATGACAGACGCAGTgagataatttatttttcaatttaaatatgCCAATATTTACATATGAAAACATGCTCATTCGTTTATTTTCTTTCTAGTTGTCTCCAAATCAAATTGACAGATTCTGATTCTGTATGATGTTTTAGTTAACACCATGATAATGTCAGAAAAATGATTACTGACATTATTATCAAATGTACAGGACTCTTGATATATTCCACTATGACCTATGAAATGGTGCAGATCATACATGATTTtgtaataaaatcaaatatttaaatcaataataaaGGAGATTGAAAGTTCATTCTTCACTTTGGATTCAACGTAATAGAGgagatacatttttataaagTTGTAGCTCGATCACAGGTGGAAAAGCCCCATCTGCTCACTAAAGTAttagttcttttgttttttacaggCTCAAAGCGGGCCACGTTTcaggacaaaaaataaaaagaaaggattGAGTTTTCAGTGGCCCTGAGACATTGTTTCTCCTTCAGTGGAAGCTAAAACAATCCAATCTCTTTTCCGTCATCagtcttttatttcactttacaAAAAACTCTTGccacacataaaaatgaaatatcaaacatCACAGATGTGACAAGTGGAGTTGCGCATTATAACCAGGACACATAGACAAATAGAGCTTTTTAAAGACTGATTGTACAAGGAAGAGAAATGTATTTACACAAGTATACACAAAGTCatacacagaaaatacacaatatttgacatatttacaACAGTCACACAAAGTATAATTTGTCAcagacagcaacaacacaataCAGAGAGCATTCTCAAACATTAGACTTTCATAGTGAACACACAGGAAAAGCTTTTCCAGAATGAAATGAGCTTTATCGACTCCAGCATGGATGAATATCAAAACTAGTACAATTAAAATGGATTGGTCTTTGTTACattcactttgttttaatgaGCTGCTGTTGGATCCATATAGTAttatttcaaaaggaaaaatgtatttaaatatacaGGATCTCATTAAAAATTGGTGAAAATATATCATTTTAGAGAAGATATTTCGGTGATTCATCCTCTGCGCCGTGTATCAACGTATTTTGATTGGCAGTTCAACACGAAACTTCTTACTGTACATGATATCGAGAAACAGCTAACAACCATGCAAGTATTTGGATCAGAACGGATATCAACTAGGCGTTTACAGTGTTTACTTTTGTCCTTTCTTTAAAAGCAACTATCAACATCAACACTTTATAGCAGCTGTGAAACATTGCAGGCCTGTGGACTGACTCGTCGGCCATTTTTTACTGGCGCTGATGACAAATGATGACTTTGGAAAAGTGTTGGTAAAattagatattaaaaaaaattgaaaaaagaaaattagattCGATAGGGCAGTTTGGGATTAGATTTATGCGTGTTCCAACTCCTCAGAAGATGAACCTTCTCCTTCTCCCGGTGGCTCCCTGTATCATGATACATAGTCACCCTAAAAGTGTCCACATGTACACAagaaacaacaataatgataataactcAACACCATGAAGCAAGCTGTGATGAACTGAGCTGATTCTGATCTGATGGCTTCGTCCCCTGTTACACAATCTATCACCCTCAGGTCAAGTTATTCATTTTGTACCCAACACAACCGATGACAAAACTACTGTGACACTCAGTATGGGCTTTAttggtccccagaggatgaatacTCGCGATCTTAATGATTTCTGTACCTCATTGTTACAAAACCCACGTCTAAACAGAAGGTCCCACCTGATTACTATGATATCACCCCGAAAGGATGAGGCCGTAGCctgatttcattgtttcactGATATCTGATATTTGGGCCATGTGATGGGCTTTGAATGTTGGAATTCATGTCATGTTGCTCATCCATAACAGCCGTACGACTTTGGAAGCTCAGATAGATGGAGAtagagagacacacagcagatagACGTTTAGCactggagctgcaggaggaatGAGCGATAGATGAGATGGTTGATGGCGTGAAGCTCAAACTAATCATCCGACTGACTTCAGGACTGAATCACCTTTGTCCTCAGACCTGAATGTCTGCTGGATGGAAGCGGCTCAAAGCTTTTTCAGCTGCATCCAGCTCAGGCCACATCAATACGCCGTACACAATTAGCTGGctttttttgtcgttgttgttgttgttttgtgcgctggcaacacaacaaaactacCCACAAAAAATAGCCCTTAACACTTTTAGTTCTCAGGTTGTCTAGAAACGTCAATTACACATCAATCCTCACATTTCATTGAATTTAGTTCAAATCCTGAAGTTTGCTGATATAAAATGATCTTGTTTTTCCAAACTTCCAACCTTTCAGCACTGACACAGAGGTGACTCTTCATCTTTGGCATGACGtgttatatacagtacagtagtAGATTTTGGTCAGTCCCGGTTTTTGGCTGGATTGTTAGACACTTGAAGCAACATGATACGGTGTGATGTGAAAGGGGAGCACAGGTACGGATCCTGAAGGTTCGCAGACCGTTCTGATAGATCCAGATCAGGGATCATTTGTACTTTTCTGTTGCAGTGTTCGCCGGGACTAATGATTTTCCTAAATCAAAATATTTGCATAATCTGAAGAGACAAATGGTTAATCATCCAAGTTTTGTCCCCCCCTGCCGTTCCTTCTCATTCATCTGCTACATGAATAGATCAGTGAGTTTTTATCGGTCTGCGTTGCTTTCCGACCTCGTCTGTTTCTCTGATCTCTCTCTAAGGCAACAAGCAATAGGTACAACTGTGCGTTCTAGAGAGGTATTATTCGTGTCTTTCTTCcttaaaaagatgttttcaatGAATTATGTGGGGGGGGGACAGCCCATAGATCTTCCTGACAAAAACACTCATTGATGAGCAGCCAGCAGTGCAGATCTCCCCCTTTGACTTAGGTGGGAATCCAGATAATGACGCAAAGATGATGTTGAACTGTAAAGTGAGTTTGGTTAAAGTAGTGATGAAGATACAGACATCGAAGTCATCCACGTTTCCCTGGCTGATCGTTACTTCAGGCGCTCCATGCCAACAGGTTTCCTTGGTAACTGATTAGATTGCTCCgtgcttttttattattattatcatgtaAAATAATTGAGACATCTGGCAGTTTTCGGAAATTAGATGAAATACCTTTCAACTTCCATAAAACATCATCCACCTGCACCAGCTATACAACTGAATTTTTTAACCAAAGGAATTTACTCCAGAgttcaaaacagaaactgaaatagATGCTACCAGCCTGGTGTCCATTCATGTGTGGTCCCTTCTTGCAAACCTTTCATTAACCAAATCATCTggtctctcttttcttcttttttttttaccctttttgattcaaaatgaatgatttatcCAGAACCTGAAGGTCTTAGTTACTGAGCTGCAGAGCTAGACTGTAATCTACCTGTGAGTTATTTGGTTTCCATTAATAAATGATCCTTTCATCAACAGGACTGTGAAGAACAGGAAAACTGTCTGGAGGAGTCAGGGTTCCACCTCCTGAGCAGTTCACCCTCAGTTCTTCCTCCAAAACTGTGGAGCTGTTACGCAGCCAGTTTCAGTGGAGGACTTAGTTGGCAGGTTCTGTTAGCATGGAGGTCCGGTTTTAGCACTCGACAATCGGCACACGGATGAGTTCTCTGTCTATATCCCCCTGTCCTAATGGCAAGCACAACGATGTGTGATTCTTTTAAACAGAGGATGAGAATGTGCCTGAGCCATTTCCTGTCCTGCTGTGTCCAGTCCAGCATCAGCGTCAGTCACTCGGGTCCTGGCAGTGGGAGCAGTGTCTCATGTCTTCGGAGTAGAGCTCCACCTGGATGGTGATGTTGTAGAAACCAAACTTGGTGTGGAGCAGCTCGGTGGCCTCCTGCAGCACAGACTGAGGGTCGGAGCCTTCCTCTGAGGTGGAGGTAGAAAACAACACCAGGAGGCTGTTATTGTTCTGCTCTCTATTTGAACTCGTACATGTTTAAAACCAGAGCTGAATATTTGTGCTGGGAGATGTTGCATTTGAAATGCACCATGAAAACCATCACTAGACGGTGCCCTTCACATTTCTGTGGATTTCCATTTCTTTAATCTTAAGTGTGTAATGTCTCTTTTTCAATCCTGCAATTGTTATTGTTAAATGAATCAATTTCATATGTTGGAAGCCGTTCAAACTCGCCATGACGTCACCTGGTTTGTGAACTGCAGTTTTAAAGTTTGTAATCTGGAAAGCGCCATCttagtttttttaaaccatatttCTTATAGAATTTAAGAGACCATATTTGGAGGGGAAGCGGGGCtaagaggaaggaagggtggATTCTGGATTATCAGTCTGTGCTGCGGTTACGTTACCTATGGCCAGGTGAACGGAGACCAGCGCCTGGCCCAGAGTCAGAGCCCACAGGTGCAGACTGTGCATGGACTTCACAGCTTTCACAGACAGCAGCACGTCCTTCACAGAGTTAAACTCAATTCCTTTAGGAGACCCTGGAAGAGTGAACACCGTTTACAGTCAGCAAAACACAGGACGATTTAAACCAGGTGAATTAAGGTCTAATGTTCAGGCCGCTTTTACCGTCACAACTTCTAATATTTTAGAAACATATTTTGAATGTAATAGCTACAAATAATGTGAATTTAACATTAAACTGCTCATTAACTCAGAAGGGCTCACTATGTTGTTACCAAAGGTTTTATAAGTGATGCCTCTTGGGTTGGTCATTTTGAGTAAATTCATTCATGCACAAAGACTTTTAAACTGTTCTAAAAGTCTTAGGACATCCCCAGGAGCATCAAACGTGACGTGATGTTCTGAAAGCACCCATCCagtccatctgtgtgttttctccacaACATCAACAGAACCAAACATTTCTGAGCTACAGGGGGAAGATACCTTCCATGAGTATCCTGAAGACGTCTCTGAGGATGGTGATGGTTGTGCAGAggacaaagatggaaaacaggAATGTACAGATGGGGTCTGCCACTTTGTACTCaggctggaggagaaaaaaggttATACAGGCTTTAAAGAGACATCAGATGGTGTTTTCCACAGTCATGGGCCATCAAAATTGCCCgaggcagaaaaaaagggaacatcTTGCATAACGATGTGAGTATTTAAGTCTGTCATCCAGAATATATCCGTTTTAGGAGAGAGGAAAGCATTTATGAGTTCTTTTGACAAGTCTGCACTTTAAATTCTCCCTCAAAACGACACTTGTTGAAAAGATTAGTTTCCTTCTGTCCTAAATCAAAGAGCATCATACAGGATGACTGCATCATGtttcagggtttgtttgtttttgtttttatttctgttgactGACATTTCAGTCTCACCCTAACATGATTGTGATCTATATCTGACCCGAAAATAGATGACGATGGCCGCCACCATGACACCAACGCTCTGCAGCAGGTCTCCAACCACGTGGATGAAGGCGGCACGGACGCTGGTGTTGCCATGGCCACTGAGGAGCGTGTGGGCGTGGCCGTGGGCGATGGGACTCTGACCGTCCTCATTGATGTGGTGATAACCGCTGCCATGAGCGTGGAAGGTGGTGGAGTGATGGAGGATGTAGGCCATGCTGCAGAGAGATGGAGGTACTTTAACAGCTGCATCATCGCTGGTtggattcattcattgattGGTCAAAAATGCATtatcctttttctgttttttttttttttttttaagtaaaaaaagacaaccacAAGTTGTGATGTTTTGCATGAAGCCCATTAACTCACATTATGTTCAGAAGCACTCACACAATATTTACGATGACTGCACAGCCGGAGGTGACTAACATTACATGGCCATCAATCTCATAGTCGTTGCATACGATCCTTTCAATCGCTAAATAGACCAGAGCCCCAGTAACGATCCAGATGGACATGACAGAGATAAATGCTCCGAGGATTTCTGGGAAGACAGAAGAGAAGCAGGAATTTATACCACTTTAATAGAACAGAGCGAGACAGCACTTCTCTATCTGAGTACTGCGTAGGACATGAAGTTAAATGGACCGACCATCTTCCACAGACCACAGCATCAGTGTCTCACTGACATTAGATAAGGCAGAAACTTTAAGGACAAGGACTCGTGATGGAGAAGTTGGACTGTTAACCCTCCTAATGCATCTTATTCTCACAGGATAAATCAGCATACATCTGTTTGTAATGTCTACTGAGGTAATGAATCCATAGAAAAGTAGGGCCATTTCTCCATAGGCTTCAatgcaaactgtgtgtgtgtgtgttcgtcgggggggggggggggggtccggtctctggttCTGACCTGATCTGTGCCAGCCAAAGTTCATGGTTTTGGTGGGCGGTCTGGAGGAGATCCACAAGGAGAACAGGCTCACCATCATGCTGCCAAAATCTGTCAGGAGGTGGGCGGCGTCAGTCATGATGGCCAGGCTGTGGGCCAGGTAGCCTCCTGTGGACAACCAGGAGATCAGTGAGGGCCACAGTGTGACAGCGTTTGTGTTGAATTGTCTGCAGTGTCGAATTGGGTCAGTCATTGTTGTACCAGAAGTCAATTAATTAAAGAAGAAGTTGTTTTTAGAACAATTCTGACATTTAATGActaatttatcttatttatcaTAAAAGAATGACAAATATTACCTGTTTCCTAATTTCcctcttttctgtattttaaaacaGTATTGAATAATTGTTATTGGATTTTGGACTCTTCGTAGGACAATGAAAGATTAAATGGATTAAATATCCATTTAATTTCTAATTGTATAATTTCACGAGATTAGTCAagattctgtttttaaaattcagCCGATGTTCATCTATTTTTACACACATGCAGTATATTTACCACAACAAGCCGGGTTTCACTATTTACCAGAAAACTCTAAACACTTGCTGATACCAGGAGCCTCACCGgctgtgaaaaatgtttgagaaagcacaaaatgaaataattctaCAGTCGGcctgacagaaacagagtttgACAGAAGAAGTTGTCTGCACAAAATCCTCATCttgttcaaaatctttttttctccagctctctctgatCTTCTGAGATGATACTGCTGACATTTTTTGGCGAGCGCACTAAGAGGCCAGTTTCTACCGAAAAGACCCAACCAACGCCTTTCAATCACCTGCCAGTTTATCTTATGGATGTAAAAAACACCTTGTCTTGTCTGCTGTCTTTAAGGTTTGCCCTTCTGAACGTTTTACCTATGACCTCTCCGATCATGAAGACGAGGCAGATGGCCGAGGCGATGTAGAGCTTCTTCTTGGCCAGCAGCTTGTCCACGCTCTCCTCACATGGCAAAGCTTTGGCGCCGTGGCAGTGAGCGCCGACCGGCCGTTTCAGCTCGATGGAGTCAGCCATGCCTCCGTTTTTAAAAGGGAAGGCAGGATATTGCTCTTTAGAGTCTGGAAAGGAGCTGCAGGAACACAGAAGGTGACAGTCACAGTCCATCCCTTCCATTTATACCCTTTTATAAGGAAACTTTGAGCATTTGTTGGATCATCAATGtggaatataaaatataaatcactAAAGATGTGAACAAATGTGACCAAACCATTTATGTCAGATATAAAGCAACATATTTGTTTAGTAGAAGAACCTGTTTCCATTCAAATTTGTATTTCTATCCATAATGTCTTGTAATATGAACCCAGCAGCAACAATCCGCCGTGGTGGTGTTGTGATAGATGTTAAAAAGCTCAaactataaaaaacaaaatgtgatcGACTCGAGCAGCATTACAGAAATGTCTCCTACTCTCTCATGATCAGTCTCACACTTCTCCTTTGTGGCTTTTCCATCTGAGTTCAGTGTAAAGTTTCTTCGTGTCATATTTAAACTGAAGTTTTAAACCATTTATGAGCAAATCAAAGTCAGGTCATCACATGTTTTCCTCACAGCCTTTGTCCTTTTAAGGCTTGGTAAACTTATTTCtataaatgatataaaataaagataacaCTAGTTTTATGAGACTTTTTCCCCCATTATATGTTCACTAAAGCCTTATTTCCATTTCAGtcacatctgtctgtgtctgactgGCGAGGGAAAAGGTTTTTAAAGTGCTTAATCTGAGAATTACATGTGTAGACGTTCCTCTGCTGTGACACTGTGATCTGGATTTTAATCATGTGAACAAAACGCTGACTCCCCCATTTTCAGCACACAAGCAGGTTTCCATGTGAGAGGGAGCTGCAATGATGACACTAATGAGCTGGAAAGAAACAGATTTGTTCTCACTTGAGATagccacacaaagacacacacacacacttaatgcGCCGCACTTCATGTGGGGAATTTGTTGTCTTTATCACACACACCTTCAGGGATGTCCACCCCGAAAATAACCAGTCAGGTGGAAAACAGGTTCTGTTCAATAATGCCTCTAGGACatgagagcaaacacacaaaaacacacacagccacacctAGAGCCTGCACACCTAAAGCATAGATACACACTGGAGGGCTGTAAAGCCCTGAAGATGTTGTGATTATGCACGTAGAAAATTGcactgtggttgttttttttttaaagatttggaGACCAACAGCCCACAAcgatgaacaacaacaaaaacacatcacaaagTAACACAATAACATACAGTGCATGGCCAAAGTCTGCAGATCCTCTGCAGCGACCTAACAAATCAATTTAACTCGAGTTTCCACATACAATTCAATTCAGTATCTGTCGCCAACAACCTCTCAAATTAAATGTGAGATGAACAGGAAGGCCGAGACGTCTCTGAATAAAAGTCAAGATCTTTTGGACTTGGTCCAGCTTCGTTCTGGACCAAGTCTGAGCCAGATAGTCCAGCCGGGATGGGGGGAACCGCATTGGACCAGATGGGTTGTAATGAAGGCATTGATCGTTTTCTCCATTTCATGGAGGGGCAGAATCATTAAGGAGGTTTGCAagtgattaaaaacaacaacatgtttaTCTAGACAGAGCTCGAAAACATGGATTATTTTACAGAGGGCCCAAAATATGAGACAAAAGTGTATCATCCAAAAGAACAAGacagcaaatacaaacaaagTGTTGAAAATAGGTTCCCTCTTATTTCACTGGGAGGCCAAGGGACTGCTCAATATTATAAACGTTGGATTTCATTTGGCCGTAGAGTTCATCTGTAAGTCGATATCCCACAGGGAAGGTCCCTGTGTTTGTTGACACTGAGTGTCAGCAGTGCAGAGGCCTGAGGGAAGACTCACTGATCTGTGAAATGATGTGACAAAAAGACACTTCAGAGAAGCTGCCCGTTGGAAGAAGgggcggaaaaaaaaaaaaaccatcaagCATTTAATCACATCTGCAGTCGGATTCATCAGAGCACCATAAACTATTATTTGTCACTGACATAACGCCTGCAGccagaaaagaaagagactgCTCAGTGTGCAGAGGGATAAGTGTTCATCCAGTGACGGCCGAGATCTTATCAGAGCCATCGGTGTTTAGTTTGGGTTTGAACTGCCATTTAGCTGCATGCCACTGAGTGGATAAAGACTGGAACGAGTCCGGCTCCGTTCAGAGGCATCAGACCGTTCAAACCTCAACATGTGGTTGGTTACTGTTTTGTATTTCTGCAATATTGCTAATGTgctaatgcttttttttgttgttgttgttgttgttgattgtttgttttttcttttagcagcTGATAATTGATGACTTTGCATCTTCTGGCTCTGACAGAAGAAGACCTCGTCCTTCCATCCAATGAGATGTCCAACATCCTGACAGGTATTTCGTTTGTTTTAACGGGGTGGCCGTGTGGTTTGATACAGATATTCCTGGTTCCCGGAGGATGAATCACACTGACATTGACAATCCTCTAACTTCCTGTAGCGCCACCATGAGGTCCATTTTGTGATTGAGTTAAATGTTACAAGCAGTTGAGAACTTTTTTGACAGTAGCTTGCATCGCTGTGATGTTTGCTGAGTGGGTTTAAGGATTATGAGGTCACTTTTACATCATCACAGCCGCCTCTTCACCCGAGGAACGTGAAACTACACGAACCTCTCATGAATCTAGCAGACAGACAGTTATGCTGCTTTGAGTTACTGCCCGAAATGTCACAATTAGCAGGAAGTAAACAATCCAGTAAAGAGCCTTTTTTAAATCCAGCTGGGTTATATCATAAGACAGCGATGAGTAAGTAAGTGATGATATGGAAGATATTGCAAATGAAACATCTGGAGTGAAAAATTTTGTTTGGTCCTGAGCATCTCATTTTCAGGGTGTTGCCTGcctgttttaaaaacagaaaggaatGATGGGTAATAagatttcttttatattttatatgagTCATTAAATAATTTGGACCATGAAACACAcaactgtctgtttgtgtgaccatgaactgaaagtgtgtgtgtgtgttaaaatgcCTTCTGATTAAACTATCTCTGTCATTAATGGTTAATAAACCGTTCAATAAAGCTCCATAGATCGGTTAATAAGGACGACACTCAGGTTGGGAAAATGTTCATCCTCCCTCAACAACAGGCA
This genomic interval from Echeneis naucrates chromosome 24, fEcheNa1.1, whole genome shotgun sequence contains the following:
- the slc30a2 gene encoding zinc transporter 2, with the translated sequence MDNNAAHSEKSQLIHEKNAKMYSLKLQSSFPDSKEQYPAFPFKNGGMADSIELKRPVGAHCHGAKALPCEESVDKLLAKKKLYIASAICLVFMIGEVIGGYLAHSLAIMTDAAHLLTDFGSMMVSLFSLWISSRPPTKTMNFGWHRSEILGAFISVMSIWIVTGALVYLAIERIVCNDYEIDGHVMLVTSGCAVIVNIVMAYILHHSTTFHAHGSGYHHINEDGQSPIAHGHAHTLLSGHGNTSVRAAFIHVVGDLLQSVGVMVAAIVIYFRPEYKVADPICTFLFSIFVLCTTITILRDVFRILMEGSPKGIEFNSVKDVLLSVKAVKSMHSLHLWALTLGQALVSVHLAIEEGSDPQSVLQEATELLHTKFGFYNITIQVELYSEDMRHCSHCQDPSD